From Gottschalkiaceae bacterium SANA:
ACACACTAAAAAGGTTTTAACTACTCGCTAAATATATAGTAATTCAGTCAATATCTTTATCCTCAACTTTTAAAAATGAGGGTGCGCCGTGAAATTCATTTGTCCTGTTTGTAATTTATCGATGTACATAGGACTTTTTTCGTTGACACAATCATTGCTTCTCAAGAGATAGTTCCCCATTAGCTTATAAAGCAATTCTATATTTTTAACAATCCTATTCTTCCGTTAAAGCAATGATTCATTGATAACAACTATTTTGATGTAAGTATAAAATCCACAGAAAAATGTTGAGTACAATTCTGAAATCTCTAGAAGATATCGTATCTATTACCGTTGCTAATCCTAAATGGATTAAAGCTATAAAGATAATACATGGGATGAGAGATTTTAAATGAATTTGTAATCTTTTCGTCTAAGTTTAGTCACTGGTAGTTCTATGCCCGATAACCTATTCGTATTCTTCGTGAATACACTAGTCGCTCTAAACTTATTTTTGTTAAAGTAGTTAAAAAACAGGTTTCGGAATGTCCATACTGTTTGTAATGTTGCCCTTGATAATGTCGTACTGACATGTTTAGCAAATCCACCTCATGTATAGCGGACTATTAAATCTCGGTGGATATCATCTGACCGAGAAACAGACGAAACGTATGTTATAAATCCTCATATCTAAAATATATTCAGCAATAAAATATAGCATTTGACGAAGACTGGATAGAAGTGTGATTCCTTACTCTAATGCTATTTAGCTACTTTGTACTATTACCAAAATTGATAAATTTTATGAAATACCATCCTCTGAGATAGATATATCAATTTGCTAACTTAAAACACGTATGATGTTGAGTTGGTTTAACTTCAAGTAATAATAAATCCGTGGGAATTTTATCTGCTGGAGTTTTCCTTAAACATACATTGGTACAGATTCCCATACATCCTTAAAATCTACCGATTGAACTTACGACAAAATATCGGTCCTGATAAACTGAAATTGATATATTTCTATTACAATTCCGCTTGACTTAACCGTTCTATTTTATTAAATCTCTTATAAATCATAATTTAGTATGTCTATTTTAATGACTATTCAAGTTGTTTCATGCTTGCTCCACGATTTTCGTTTAGATTTAATCCGGTAATAGATATTGAATGATAGAAAAACTAAATCATAGCAGTGCATCTTGAGCATAAGCAAAACCATTTTATTTACTGGTCCAAATATATCTTTATAATTAGTATGTTTAATTCCCCGTAAGCACAACATGTTTTTCAAATCAATCTTACACAAATCTAGGCATTCCCTATATTTCTTCTCACCATTTAAATTCTGATGGATATATGTTATTACTATTAAGAACGTTTTTAACACAATATCTATATTTTGATACCGGAATAGTTTTTTTGATAAATTGTGCTTTTGAATAACGCTATCATATACACTCAACGATTTTATAATTCTCTGAGATCTACCAGTAAGTCTCCGGCTTGCTGAATCCGAACGTTTTCTGACATGATATACAGGATAATTATAGAATAATGCTGATTTTATTTTGCAAATCACTTCGAAATTAAAAAATCCGTCCTCATTATCTTTTATACCTACCGGAAATAATATATTATTGCTTATAAGCAGCTCTCTTCTATAAATCTTGGCGCATTGCGAAGTTAAACGTAGATTACATTGCATTTTTTCTGGAGAATACTCAATATTATTGAATCTGCATCTTCCTAAAAAATCGTAGCGATAATCATCCATTGAATAATAGCATACTTCTGACTCCAGAATCTTACATTTAGATATATTTTCACTACAGAATGTTAATATGATCAAATCCGTTGAATTATCAATCTTACTAAATGCCTGTTCGACTGCATCTAGTTCAATCCAATCATCTGAATCAACAAACATAATCCAATCAGCTGTGGCACCATTTATACCAACATTCCGCGCGACAGATACGCCTGAATTATTTTGATGAAAAACCCTTACACGTGAATCTTTCTTTTCATACTGATCACATAAAAACCCGCTGTTATCCATACTTCCATCGTCTACTAGTATAATCTCAATATTTGATAAAGTTTGGCGAATTATACTTTCAACACAAGTCTCTATATAGTCTTCGGCGTTGTAAACAGGGACAATTATACTTACCAATGGCTTCATTATATTGCTCCATCCTATTTATCTATTTACATACATTTTTGCATAGTAGTTTTGATATTCACCAGAAATAATATCCTCCCACCACAATTTATTATGTAAGTACCAGTCAATAGTCTTATTAATTCCGACAAAAAACTTTGTTTCAGGCAACCATCCAAGTTCATTATGTATTTTTTTAGGATCTATGGCATAACGCATATCATGACCTTTTCGATCTGCCACATATGTTATAAGACTTTCTGGTTTCCCGAGTTTTTTGCAGATCAATTTAACAATATCAATGTTTTTCATTTCATTGTGTCCACCAAGATTATAAACCTCGCCAACTCTACCACTATGAATAATTAAGTCTATCGCTTTACAATGATCTTCTACATAAAGCCAATCACGGACATTCTCACCTTTCCCATATACAGGAATCGGCTTATTATTTAATGCGTTAGCAATTACTAACGGTATTAGTTTTTCAGGAAAATGGTATGGCCCATAGTTGTTAGAGCATCGCGAAATAGATACTGGTAGCCCAAACGTTCTATTATATGCCTGAACAAGCAGATCTGCTGATGCCTTTGAAGCTGAATATGGACTGCTTGTCTGAATGGGAGTTGTTTCCGTAAAAAGTAAATCTGGTTTATCCAATGGTAAATCACCATAAACCTCATCCGTGGAAACCTGATGATATCGAATTATACCATATTTACGACACGCATCCATCATAACCTGTGTTCCTAAAATATTGGTTTGCAAAAACACTTCAGGATTTTCAATTGACCTATCAACATGTGACTCTGCAGCAAAATTTACTACGATATCTGGTTTTTCGGTTTCAAAAATCTCATAGATAGCTTTTCTATCACAAATATCCGTCTTATAAAAGGTGAATTTAGGATTATGCAAAACAGGTGTAAGCGTAGATAGATTACCTGCATAAGTTAACTTATCAACGCAAATAATTCGATACTCCGGATGTGCTTTTATCATATGAAAAATAAAATTTGAGCCTATAAACCCAGCTCCTCCAGTAACAAGAATAGTCATATTTTTTCTCCTTAATCTTGAAATACGAAATTGCAATCACTATCATCTAACCAGGGAGATTTGATGTCCTTCTCTGAAAGAAATACATTATCAGTACCCCAATCGATCCCAATTGACGGGTCATCATAGCGAATTCCTCTATCACATTCCTTACTAAAATGATTATCACAACGATAAACAAATGTTACGTCGTCTGTAAGAGTAATGAACGCGTGTCCAAAACCCTGCGGAATATAAAATTGGCGTTTATTGTCAGCAGACAGTTCTGCACATACCCATTTCCTATAAGTTGGTGATCCTTTTCTCAGATCAACCGCATAGTCCATAACTGCACCCGTTACAACCCTTACCAGCTTAGCCTGTGCCATAGGGTTCTGCTGAAAATGGATTCCACGGATTGTCCCTTTTTTCTGTGTGAAACTCTGATTATCCTGAATAAAACTAACATTCAGTCCTATTTCTTCAAAATTTCTGGTAGACCAAGTTTCCATAAAATACCCACGTGAGTCCCCAAAAACCCGTGGCTCGATAATACAAACCCCCTCTACCTCTTTATCTATACGTTTCACTTTTCTTCCCTCCTAATGTCTTGAACTTTCCCCTCAAGCACTCTTTTTAAATATTCTCCATACGGAGATTTTCCATATTTATTAACCGAACTTTCAAGCTCATGTTCGTCTACCCATCCATTTCGATAGGCAATTTCCTCCAATACCGAAATTTTAATTCCCTGGCGTTTTTCAACCATCTGTACAAACGTCGTTGCATCTACGAGGCTGTCCATCGTTCCCGTATCCAACCACGCAAATCCTCTGCCAAGTAACTGCGCAGTCAAATTTTCTTCCTGTAGATAGATATCATTCAGCGTTGTTATTTCAAGTTCTCCACGAGCAGATGGCTTAACCTTTTTCGCCATCTCCGATACGCCTCTGGGATAGAAATATAAACCGGTTATACAATAATTACTCTTCGGATGTTGAGGCTTTTCTTCAACTGAAAGAACGTTCCCAAACTTATCAAACTCAACTATTCCAAAGCGCTCTGGATCATTAACATAGTACCCAAAAATTGTGGCTACTCCATTTTCTGCATTCTTTGCTGTACTTTTGAGAATATGGCTAAAACCATTGCCATAATATATATTGTCGCCCAAAATCATCGCACATGGTTCATCACCTATAAATTCTTCTCCGATGATAAAAGCTTGAGCCAATCCATCTGGAGAAGGCTGCACTTTATACGAGAGAGAGATTCCGTACTGACTACCATCACCTAACAATCGTTCAAAATTTGTAAGATCTTGTGGTGTCGCTATGATAAGAATATCTCTTATTCCTGCTAGCATTAGCGTAGACAAGGGATAATAAATCATCGGCTTGTCATAAATTGGAAGTAGCTGTTTGCTTGTCACAATGGTCAAAGGGTATAAGCGCGTACCCGAACCACCAGCCAATATAATACCTTTCATATAAAACCTCCTCCCCTCAGGGGTTTATTTTATTTCTTCATATATTCTTATGAATTTTCTCCAATGCTTTTCAGGATTAAAATCTCTTTCACATTTTTCCTTAGCATTCATTCCAAGTTCTTTACAAAAGTTCTTATCCTCATATAGTCTCCGTATACATTTCGCTATCTGCTTAGGATTCTTAGGTTCAAAAAGAAGTCCTGTTTTTTCATTCTCAACTATTTCCGCCAAACTTCCAAGGCTTGATGCAATAACTGGTTTTCCATGTGAGTAGGCTTCTATCACTGTATTAGGCGAATTCTCATACCAAATAGCAGGACAAGCCACGCACATGGCTTCGGCTGTGATTTTTTCGAGTTTCTCCCCGTGAACAAAGCCCACAAAATTAATTCTATCCTCAAGCTTGTATTCCTCTATTACTTTTATAAGCTCAGCACCACAGTTCTCTTTATTTCCTGTTAAGACTACAGTAACCGGTATATCTTTTAGGAAGCGTAACGCCTTAACAACATAGATAAATCCCTTTTCAGGTGAACACCTGCCAAGACACAGCACATAGTTCATATGATTATAAAATGGTTTTATGTTTGAACAATCAATAAATGTTGGATTCACATAAACTTTTTCAGTAGGAAAATATCCCGATTCAACGATCTTTTCTGCTGTGAATTTAGGAGGCATAATGACCGCATCAACCAAGCTATATTTCTTATGCTTCCTAGCATAAGAAAGTGACATCATTCTCAATAGCGAAAGAGATCTGGATCCTTTGACGCATCTATGCTTTAGCATGCGACTGTAGTCACCATGAATACATTCCTCACATACATCCCCATCTCTTAACAAAGTATTACAGCCACATATTAGCCGAAAATCAGACAGTCGAAGAATTATTGGAATATCGGCTTCGTGAGCAGCTTTAAAAAAATCAGTAGCCAGCGAACCAGGAATCAAACAATAAAGCAAATCGGGATTTTCGTCTTCTATAAGTTTCTTGAGGTTACTATATGCTTCATAATTATGAAATTGATGGAAAATTCCTGAAAGGGTACCTTTTATAGATAGTTTGGATTTGTCAAATGTTCCTAAGTTATCTCTATTATTCGAACTAACGAAATAGCTAGAATATTGTGTTTCATAATTATTGACGTTATCAATTGAAAAAGGGATAACATCACACCCTTTAGACTCTGCCAATTTTTTAAATTTAAACATATACCTTTCAGGACCACCTTGAATATAATACTTATAATGAACAAGAATTATCTTCATAACATTCTCCGATTCCTAATTAATTTTGCCGGAACCCCACCATATATTGAATAAGCAGGAATATCTTTATTAACTACGGCACCCGCAGCTATAATTGAACCTTCACCAATATGAACACCATCAAGAACTGTTGAATTAGCACCAAGCCAACAATTTTGTCCTATAACAACGCCTTTTCGAGTCGTACCCTGCTTTTTGATTAGCTGATCAACATCATTCGCAATATGATTTTCACTTATCAATGTAAAATGTGGGCCAATTATTGTGTCACTTCCTATAACAACTTTTCCTCTTACAGAAATATATGCATAGGGGGATATTCCAACATTATCACCAATTACCAACGATTCACCTAATTCTTCAATGACACCAGTACATTCAATTGTACTATTTCTACCAATAGTACATAATTTACCAATCCGCACACCTTTCCGACTCAGAGCATCTATATAACAGCCCTCGTAGATTGTCGTTCCAGATCCACAGCTCAAGCTTTTACCATTTTTAATTATTACATTTTTGCCGACAAACAAGATCTTGCCCGATTTATCTATTATAGTCTTCTTAAAAATACCACGCATAAGCATAAAGCCACGCGCAAAGACAACAGAAATAAGCTGAATACAAGAAAGACTTTCATCAATGGTATAGTTTGTTTTTTTTATTTTCCTTATTATATACTCAATTTTTTTTTTCACTTTTTGCCTACTTTCAGTTTATATAACACTTTTTTACCTAAAATTTACTTACTATCTCTAATTAATGCATATGGTACTCCACATGCCAAATAATAAATCGTGTTTATTTCATAAGAGAAATGCGGAATTCCACTTAACGAATATAAAATGACAAACGTTTGAAAAAAAACAGACCACACTATAATCAATTGTTTGTATAAATCTTGCTTTTCTTTATTATTGATAAATAAATCCAGTTCTTTCATGCTCAGAGAATAAGACTTAATAAGAATAGTAATATTGATAAAAAATCCTACAGCTCCTAACTCACATAACCATTGAAGATAGTCATTATGTACACCTGCATAAACTGCATTCTTTGTTAGCGACAAGGAATTTACAGAAAAAGCGCCATATCCGATACCAAATATTGGGTGTTCTTTAAAGATGTTTATCGCTCTTTTCCAAAGAAATAGTCTACCGCTACTTAAATCACCATAAACTTTTTTTTGTGCGAATCTAGTAATTATATTCCCAACAAATGGAAAAACCTCTATAGAAATAGCAAAAAACAAACTTCCGAAAAATACCAAGAGAAGAAGATTTCTGATTTTTATTGACAAAGACCTTGATGTGTAAAGGTAAACTAAAACAATAGATGATATGCCAAACAATGTGTGTCCAAGTTTACCTGTACTAAACAATATCACGAGCAATGCCGCTGAAAAACACCAAAGAAAGCCTTTATGTTTATCACTTCTAACAATTATGCTACTCATTGTAACAGTTAGCCCAACTACGCAAAAATATGCGTTTCTTCCTATCCCACTCCCGAGACCAGTCATTGTTCCAGCTACATATAGATCGCTATTCATTACTCTCAAGGAGCGAATAATTATTATAAATGCATTTGGGGAAATAATGCATATGATATTAACGATCAAGTTTATAAATGAAAATAGCAGAATAGCGACTAAAACACCCTTATAGTTTTGGGGATTATCTCGTAAAAGAAACATAGCAATCCAACCTAAAATAAAAAAAGCAGTTGAAATATTAGCATATCCAGGATCTCTATGGACCAAAAACAGAAGTAGTAACAGCAGCCAGTAAATATCTCTTGTATAAAAAATCAGACCACGCTTTAATATCAATCTCTTAATCACAATGACTCCAATTAGCATAATTGCGATTACAAAAGATATTTCTTTATTAATTAGATTAATACTATGGCAAAGAGCAATTACGGTTATGAAAAAAGCAGTAAAGCTTTCAATTGATACGCGTTTTGCTTTATTTAATATGAGCACAATACAACTCCTCGTATTTTTAAAGTTTCTAGTACCAATTGAGCGTTCTAACCCATTCTGCAGTCGCTGTAATTGCTTCTTTAAAATTTGTTCTTGCTAAATATCCTGTGTCTCTATATAGTTTGTGAGTGTCCATGCAAGAATAGTCCATATAAAAGTCCTCATGATATTTTCCGAAATTTATCTTTGCTTCAGGTGCCAAAATATCTCTTACTTCTGAAATAATTTCCTTAAGTGGCCTACGACTTCTATTTCCAATATAGTACAATTCATCAGGTTTCCCCTGTTCTCCGGCAAGCTTTAGCCCATCCACTGCATCATCAATATAGTTCCAGTCGTACATATGATTACCTTCTGTGAGATTAAGATCTTGGCCCTTTAATAATTGATTAATAAATAAATTAGAAGATCGATGAGACATGTCACCTGGACCAAATGTATTTGCGAACGCGATGCTGATAAATGGAATATCTTGTTGTGTAGCAACTGCTTGTGCCAATAATCTAGCTGCGTGTTTTGCACTTCCATAGACATTACAGCAACCACCTTCGTTATGTGAAAGGTTGCTTCCCTCTTTGATCATATATTCAGAAAGTGAACTTGCAAACAAAAACTTCTTACTTCCAATTTTTTTAGCTTCGACAATTGCATCACAAAGAGGTTTTATATTTTTAACTTGCTCCTTGTAATCATTAGTGGCCTTTCCGTAACCATCCCATGCAAGATAGTAGAAAATATCAAAACAAATATTTTCATAGACCATAGACGATAGGGAATCAAAATCATCAAACGATGTGCAAATAACCTTGAGATTTTTATATTGCTTTTCTAAAGCATTTAGTTTTTCTACATGAGGAACAAAGGCCGTAACACTATCACCATTTTCTAAATAGCGTTTCGTAAGATGCTGGCCTATAAATCCAGATGCACCAATTATTGCTATATTCATCATTATGCCTCCTTGTTTAATTCGGATACCTAGAAAACAACATACAGAAAGTATCATTATATCGCTCTGCTATCAGTTTCCAGTTAAAATATTTTCTCATTCTTATTTTTGCCTTAGCACCAAGCTTTTTCCTTTGCTCCTCGTTCATGGCATCACATTGAAGAAGCAATTCATGTAGTGGATGATTATTTTCATCAAAATAAATCGCAGTGTCTGCCGCCCCTTCTCTACTAAAGACACAATCCCTAACAAGATTGACATTTGTAGTAGACAAAGATTCTAACAAGCCAGGATTCGTTCCTCCAAGCGTATGTCCATTTATATATCCCCTTGAATTGCTACGTAATACTTTCAATATATCTTTGTCATATACCGTCCCGACAAATTTAATACGCTCATCCTTCTCAAATGGTACCGTCTTAGCTATTTCGGCATAGATTTTGTTTTCTCGTTCAATGTTTGAAACAACAATAAAGTCCGCATCCGTTTTGCTTTTTACGAATTCGCTAAGAATTAATTCATAGCTATTCTCACGTACAAATCTGTTGATTATCAAATAGTACTTTCCTGATACAATTCCATGTGAAGCAAAATACTGTCTAGCCTTGTTGTTCATTATGTAATCGTCTGGTATTTGCTCATATGTACCATAATGAATTGAACTCATATTATCTTTTTTCTTTGGGCATATCTTGGTATATACTTCTTGCATTGCAAAGCAATCACATATAATATATCTGCAGGCATTTGCTAACATTAGATGCGAGATATAGACGTACAACGCTATTAGTGGGTTGCTCTCTCTCTTCCACTCTAGTCCCGCAGGATTATGGACAAGTATGTATCCCATTTTCTTTATCTGATTACGTTTTAACCAGAATAAACTTCCAATACGAGCCCCCATTACATATAATATAGGATTCTCAAAACCATACTTTTCTTTTAATTTTTTCAGCATCTTCAATGCTTTGAAATCACAAAAAATCATTTCAAAATGGTTTTTTGAAGGAATAAAAATTCTTATACATGTTACGCCGTTTACAATGAATTCGCCAGCTTCGTTTTTGTTATGCACTAATTCAAAAACATAAAAATGGACATCTGGATGTTGCCAATTATCAATCACATTTCTGACTAGTGTTTCCCAGCCACCATAACCTTGACTATATCCTCTGCAGCCAAAGAATATAACA
This genomic window contains:
- a CDS encoding NAD(P)-dependent oxidoreductase; protein product: MNIAIIGASGFIGQHLTKRYLENGDSVTAFVPHVEKLNALEKQYKNLKVICTSFDDFDSLSSMVYENICFDIFYYLAWDGYGKATNDYKEQVKNIKPLCDAIVEAKKIGSKKFLFASSLSEYMIKEGSNLSHNEGGCCNVYGSAKHAARLLAQAVATQQDIPFISIAFANTFGPGDMSHRSSNLFINQLLKGQDLNLTEGNHMYDWNYIDDAVDGLKLAGEQGKPDELYYIGNRSRRPLKEIISEVRDILAPEAKINFGKYHEDFYMDYSCMDTHKLYRDTGYLARTNFKEAITATAEWVRTLNWY
- the rfbA gene encoding glucose-1-phosphate thymidylyltransferase RfbA, which codes for MKGIILAGGSGTRLYPLTIVTSKQLLPIYDKPMIYYPLSTLMLAGIRDILIIATPQDLTNFERLLGDGSQYGISLSYKVQPSPDGLAQAFIIGEEFIGDEPCAMILGDNIYYGNGFSHILKSTAKNAENGVATIFGYYVNDPERFGIVEFDKFGNVLSVEEKPQHPKSNYCITGLYFYPRGVSEMAKKVKPSARGELEITTLNDIYLQEENLTAQLLGRGFAWLDTGTMDSLVDATTFVQMVEKRQGIKISVLEEIAYRNGWVDEHELESSVNKYGKSPYGEYLKRVLEGKVQDIRREEK
- a CDS encoding glycosyltransferase family 1 protein, which produces MKKDVIFFGCRGYSQGYGGWETLVRNVIDNWQHPDVHFYVFELVHNKNEAGEFIVNGVTCIRIFIPSKNHFEMIFCDFKALKMLKKLKEKYGFENPILYVMGARIGSLFWLKRNQIKKMGYILVHNPAGLEWKRESNPLIALYVYISHLMLANACRYIICDCFAMQEVYTKICPKKKDNMSSIHYGTYEQIPDDYIMNNKARQYFASHGIVSGKYYLIINRFVRENSYELILSEFVKSKTDADFIVVSNIERENKIYAEIAKTVPFEKDERIKFVGTVYDKDILKVLRSNSRGYINGHTLGGTNPGLLESLSTTNVNLVRDCVFSREGAADTAIYFDENNHPLHELLLQCDAMNEEQRKKLGAKAKIRMRKYFNWKLIAERYNDTFCMLFSRYPN
- the rfbC gene encoding dTDP-4-dehydrorhamnose 3,5-epimerase is translated as MKRIDKEVEGVCIIEPRVFGDSRGYFMETWSTRNFEEIGLNVSFIQDNQSFTQKKGTIRGIHFQQNPMAQAKLVRVVTGAVMDYAVDLRKGSPTYRKWVCAELSADNKRQFYIPQGFGHAFITLTDDVTFVYRCDNHFSKECDRGIRYDDPSIGIDWGTDNVFLSEKDIKSPWLDDSDCNFVFQD
- a CDS encoding glycosyltransferase family 4 protein, yielding MKIILVHYKYYIQGGPERYMFKFKKLAESKGCDVIPFSIDNVNNYETQYSSYFVSSNNRDNLGTFDKSKLSIKGTLSGIFHQFHNYEAYSNLKKLIEDENPDLLYCLIPGSLATDFFKAAHEADIPIILRLSDFRLICGCNTLLRDGDVCEECIHGDYSRMLKHRCVKGSRSLSLLRMMSLSYARKHKKYSLVDAVIMPPKFTAEKIVESGYFPTEKVYVNPTFIDCSNIKPFYNHMNYVLCLGRCSPEKGFIYVVKALRFLKDIPVTVVLTGNKENCGAELIKVIEEYKLEDRINFVGFVHGEKLEKITAEAMCVACPAIWYENSPNTVIEAYSHGKPVIASSLGSLAEIVENEKTGLLFEPKNPKQIAKCIRRLYEDKNFCKELGMNAKEKCERDFNPEKHWRKFIRIYEEIK
- the rfbB_2 gene encoding dTDP-glucose 4,6-dehydratase — translated: MTILVTGGAGFIGSNFIFHMIKAHPEYRIICVDKLTYAGNLSTLTPVLHNPKFTFYKTDICDRKAIYEIFETEKPDIVVNFAAESHVDRSIENPEVFLQTNILGTQVMMDACRKYGIIRYHQVSTDEVYGDLPLDKPDLLFTETTPIQTSSPYSASKASADLLVQAYNRTFGLPVSISRCSNNYGPYHFPEKLIPLVIANALNNKPIPVYGKGENVRDWLYVEDHCKAIDLIIHSGRVGEVYNLGGHNEMKNIDIVKLICKKLGKPESLITYVADRKGHDMRYAIDPKKIHNELGWLPETKFFVGINKTIDWYLHNKLWWEDIISGEYQNYYAKMYVNR